A single window of Flavobacterium aestivum DNA harbors:
- a CDS encoding GSCFA domain-containing protein: MNFTTKIDISKNPNPIDYNSKIVSLGSCFAENMGDKFQYFKFQSTINPFGIIFNPVSIEKIMDRVVNDVLFTEEDIFFHNERWHCFEVHSDLSHSDKDELLTNLNQTLVETKKQLQEASHIIITYGTSWVYRNIERDVLVANCHKVPQKQFSKELLTVRVIQESIENTIRLIQSINSNCNFIFTVSPVRHLKDGFVENQVSKSHLITATYHVLKESIIYFPSYEIMMDELRDYRFYAEDMMHPSQVAIDYIWERFKESTISETSYSTMDAVEGIQKGSQHRPFNPNSESHKKFESNLRLKIATLVAQYSFMKF; encoded by the coding sequence ATGAATTTTACAACCAAAATAGATATCTCAAAAAATCCCAATCCCATAGACTACAACTCCAAGATTGTCTCGTTGGGTTCTTGCTTTGCTGAGAATATGGGAGATAAATTTCAGTATTTTAAATTTCAAAGTACTATTAATCCATTCGGGATTATTTTTAATCCGGTTTCTATCGAGAAAATTATGGATAGAGTGGTTAATGACGTTTTATTTACTGAGGAAGATATTTTTTTTCATAACGAACGTTGGCATTGTTTTGAGGTGCATTCGGATTTAAGTCATTCAGATAAAGATGAATTATTGACGAATCTGAATCAAACTTTGGTGGAAACCAAAAAGCAATTGCAGGAAGCAAGCCATATTATTATTACGTATGGAACTTCCTGGGTGTATCGAAATATTGAAAGAGATGTTTTAGTGGCTAATTGCCATAAAGTGCCTCAAAAACAATTTTCTAAAGAATTGCTTACTGTTCGAGTAATTCAGGAAAGTATCGAAAATACAATCCGTTTAATTCAATCTATAAATTCTAATTGTAATTTCATTTTTACTGTTTCACCAGTGCGTCACCTTAAAGATGGCTTTGTAGAAAATCAAGTCAGTAAATCACATTTGATTACAGCTACTTATCATGTTTTAAAGGAATCTATAATCTATTTCCCTTCTTACGAAATAATGATGGATGAACTTCGCGATTATCGTTTCTATGCCGAGGATATGATGCATCCAAGTCAAGTGGCTATAGATTATATTTGGGAGCGATTTAAGGAATCTACTATTTCGGAAACATCTTATTCAACAATGGATGCTGTTGAAGGAATTCAAAAAGGGTCACAACACCGCCCGTTTAATCCAAATTCGGAGAGTCATAAAAAATTTGAGTCTAATCTTCGATTGAAAATAGCTACATTAGTGGCTCAGTATTCATTTATGAAATTTTAA
- a CDS encoding DUF4230 domain-containing protein: MLKRVLVGAAIVVAIILAFKFCEFKKGDDSSLDYNTNLIQQQIVNVGKLVVTEGHFSEVVTYKNQQKYMMDMLSFEKKALVIVNADVTVSYDLHQMKYDIDEANKTITILSIPKEEIKISPDIKFYDVEQSQMNPFTGDDYNKINKSVKANLAKKIEKSSLKSNAQNRLISELSKILILTNTMGWKLQYEGKNITNEKELQQDLKL; the protein is encoded by the coding sequence ATGTTAAAGAGAGTTTTAGTTGGAGCAGCAATTGTAGTGGCAATAATTTTGGCATTCAAATTTTGTGAGTTCAAGAAAGGGGATGATTCATCATTAGATTATAATACCAATTTAATCCAGCAACAAATTGTTAATGTGGGTAAATTGGTGGTTACCGAAGGACATTTCTCCGAAGTTGTGACTTATAAAAACCAACAGAAATACATGATGGATATGCTTTCTTTTGAGAAAAAAGCACTTGTAATTGTCAATGCAGATGTTACAGTATCTTATGATTTGCATCAAATGAAATACGATATTGATGAAGCGAACAAAACCATCACGATTTTAAGTATTCCGAAAGAAGAAATAAAGATAAGTCCAGACATCAAGTTTTATGATGTAGAACAAAGCCAGATGAATCCATTTACTGGCGATGATTACAATAAAATCAATAAATCAGTAAAGGCTAATTTGGCTAAGAAAATAGAAAAGTCTTCGTTGAAATCCAATGCCCAAAACCGCCTGATAAGCGAACTCTCCAAGATTTTAATTCTAACGAATACAATGGGCTGGAAACTGCAATACGAGGGGAAAAATATCACAAACGAAAAAGAATTACAACAGGATTTGAAATTATAA
- a CDS encoding group III truncated hemoglobin: MTNKDITNIEDIKLLVDTFYSNVRKDELIGSIFDEKIGDRWPEHLEKMYRFWQTVLLDEHTYSGSPFPPHKQLPVEKEHFTRWMEIFTNTVDSLFVGSLAEEAKLRGQNMAVMFNHKIEYFRHEAKHPLL; encoded by the coding sequence ATGACAAATAAAGACATTACAAATATAGAAGACATTAAATTATTGGTAGATACTTTCTACTCAAATGTGCGAAAAGACGAACTTATTGGTTCTATTTTTGACGAGAAAATTGGCGATCGTTGGCCAGAGCATCTGGAAAAAATGTACCGCTTTTGGCAAACTGTACTCCTTGATGAACACACGTATTCTGGAAGCCCTTTCCCGCCTCACAAACAACTACCGGTAGAGAAAGAACATTTTACACGATGGATGGAAATTTTCACCAATACCGTAGATAGTTTGTTTGTAGGATCACTTGCTGAAGAAGCCAAATTAAGAGGTCAAAATATGGCAGTAATGTTCAATCATAAAATTGAGTATTTCAGGCATGAAGCAAAACACCCTCTTTTGTAA
- the ilvA gene encoding threonine ammonia-lyase IlvA, with the protein MTLFTAIQQAQKQLENVVPTTPLIENLNLSEEFGATVLLKREDLQVVRSYKIRGAYNKISSLTDPEKESGIVCASAGNHAQGVAFSCHLLKIMGKIYMPKTTPKQKVKQVQLFGKKYVEIVLTGDTFDDAYAKAVADAKQNNKAFIHPFDDLKVIAGQGTVGLEILDTYKEPIDYVFVPIGGGGLASGLSTVFKHLSPTTKIIGIEPLGAPSMKTSIANNKNTALDTIDKFVDGAAVKQVGDLTFEICQKNLDDIILVPEGKVCTSILRLYNEEAMVVEPAGALTIAALDFYKEQIKGKTVVCIVSGSNNDIERTAEIKERSLLYEGLMHYFMIQFPQRPGALKEFVNDILGPDDDITYFQFAKKNSREVGSVVVGLELKNPNDIHAIKNNMNTKGFEYQYLNERHDLFTQLIG; encoded by the coding sequence ATGACTTTATTTACAGCAATACAACAAGCACAAAAGCAATTAGAAAATGTAGTTCCCACTACTCCCCTGATTGAAAACCTAAATTTATCCGAAGAATTTGGAGCAACTGTTTTACTAAAACGCGAAGACCTACAAGTCGTTCGATCCTACAAAATAAGAGGAGCTTATAACAAAATTAGTTCCTTAACAGATCCCGAAAAAGAAAGCGGAATCGTATGTGCCAGTGCTGGGAATCATGCGCAAGGCGTTGCTTTTTCTTGCCACCTTTTGAAAATAATGGGTAAAATTTACATGCCAAAAACTACCCCAAAACAAAAAGTCAAACAAGTACAGTTGTTTGGAAAAAAATATGTAGAAATTGTATTGACTGGCGATACCTTTGATGATGCTTACGCAAAAGCGGTAGCAGATGCCAAACAAAACAACAAAGCATTTATCCATCCTTTTGATGATTTAAAAGTCATTGCGGGTCAAGGAACAGTTGGTTTAGAAATTCTGGATACTTATAAAGAACCAATCGATTATGTATTTGTACCTATTGGTGGTGGCGGATTGGCTTCCGGGCTTTCGACTGTATTCAAACACCTGAGTCCTACTACCAAAATTATTGGTATAGAACCACTAGGCGCCCCTTCGATGAAAACATCAATTGCCAATAACAAAAACACGGCATTAGATACTATCGATAAGTTTGTAGATGGAGCGGCTGTAAAACAAGTTGGCGACCTGACTTTTGAAATTTGCCAAAAAAACCTGGATGACATCATACTAGTTCCTGAAGGTAAAGTATGCACCTCAATATTGCGTCTGTACAATGAAGAAGCTATGGTAGTAGAACCCGCAGGAGCATTGACCATAGCCGCATTAGATTTTTATAAAGAACAAATAAAAGGCAAAACGGTAGTTTGCATTGTAAGCGGTAGCAACAATGATATCGAAAGAACTGCCGAAATCAAAGAACGTTCTTTGCTCTATGAAGGATTAATGCACTATTTCATGATCCAGTTTCCGCAACGTCCCGGAGCATTAAAAGAGTTTGTAAACGACATCTTAGGTCCAGATGATGACATTACTTATTTTCAGTTTGCCAAAAAGAATAGTCGCGAAGTAGGATCGGTAGTTGTTGGGTTAGAATTGAAGAATCCAAATGACATTCATGCCATCAAAAACAATATGAATACCAAAGGATTTGAATACCAATATCTCAACGAAAGACATGATCTGTTCACCCAACTAATAGGATAA
- a CDS encoding peptidoglycan DD-metalloendopeptidase family protein, whose protein sequence is MAKVKYYYDSVNLAYRKIKIRKRRKAGYVVLFLLASALFGFLTFIILLNTPYFDTPKDRLLAREIENLKLNYAILNKKMDQVDDVIEDIEDRDNNLYRVYFNTAAIPEEERKAGYSKMNRYITLQGYDNSKLVTSTTERVDALSKELAIQSKSLDEIVKLAKAKNKLLSAIPAIQPVKNENLKQMASGFGYRTDPFTKARKMHEGMDFTAKTGTPIYATGDGVVARADNTASGYGNHIVIRHGYGYETLYGHLSKYNCRAGKSVKRGDVIGYVGSTGRSEAPHLHYEVHKNGKVVNPLNFYYGNISAVEYVAISKIANQENQSLD, encoded by the coding sequence ATGGCGAAAGTAAAATATTATTACGATTCCGTAAATCTGGCATATAGAAAAATAAAAATCAGAAAAAGACGAAAAGCAGGTTACGTCGTTCTATTTTTATTAGCTTCTGCATTGTTTGGATTTCTGACTTTCATAATATTACTGAACACTCCTTATTTTGACACTCCTAAAGATCGCTTATTAGCACGGGAAATAGAAAATTTAAAATTGAATTACGCCATTTTAAACAAAAAAATGGATCAGGTAGATGATGTTATTGAAGATATTGAAGATAGAGACAATAATTTATATCGTGTTTATTTCAACACGGCTGCCATACCTGAAGAAGAAAGAAAAGCAGGCTATTCTAAAATGAACCGTTATATTACCCTGCAGGGATATGACAATTCTAAATTGGTGACCAGCACCACCGAAAGAGTGGATGCCTTAAGCAAAGAACTTGCTATTCAATCTAAATCATTGGATGAAATAGTAAAATTGGCCAAAGCCAAAAACAAACTGCTTTCGGCAATTCCGGCAATACAACCCGTAAAAAATGAAAATTTAAAACAAATGGCTTCCGGTTTCGGATACCGAACTGACCCATTTACCAAAGCAAGAAAAATGCACGAAGGAATGGATTTTACGGCTAAAACAGGAACACCAATCTATGCCACTGGCGATGGAGTCGTTGCGAGAGCAGACAATACAGCTTCTGGATACGGAAACCATATCGTAATCCGACACGGTTACGGATATGAAACCCTCTACGGTCATTTAAGCAAATACAATTGTCGAGCAGGAAAATCGGTAAAACGAGGAGACGTTATAGGCTATGTTGGCAGCACAGGACGATCAGAGGCACCACACTTGCATTATGAGGTTCACAAAAACGGAAAGGTCGTGAACCCGCTTAATTTTTATTATGGCAATATTTCAGCAGTTGAATACGTAGCCATTTCAAAAATAGCCAATCAAGAGAATCAATCTTTGGATTAG
- a CDS encoding LemA family protein, with amino-acid sequence MKRFLPWIIVAVVLIGIYSWVKGINNTAVTLSQTVEQSWGDVQTAYQRRNDLIGNLVNTVKGAADFEKSTLTAVIEARAKATAITIDPSKITPEQLEAFNSAQSGVSSSLSKLLVSVERYPELKANANFLKLQDELASTENQILTARTRFNEAVMPYNTHIKTFPNSLFAGMFGFKEKAYFQAVTGAEKPVEVKF; translated from the coding sequence ATGAAAAGATTTTTGCCTTGGATTATCGTAGCAGTTGTACTAATTGGAATTTACAGCTGGGTTAAAGGAATTAACAACACAGCAGTTACATTGAGTCAAACCGTTGAACAATCATGGGGAGATGTGCAAACTGCGTATCAAAGAAGAAATGACCTTATCGGGAACTTAGTAAATACAGTAAAAGGAGCTGCCGATTTTGAAAAAAGCACTTTAACCGCTGTAATCGAAGCACGTGCGAAAGCTACTGCCATAACAATTGACCCAAGTAAAATAACTCCAGAACAATTAGAAGCATTCAATTCGGCTCAAAGTGGTGTAAGCAGTTCTTTGTCTAAATTATTAGTATCTGTAGAACGTTACCCAGAATTAAAAGCCAATGCTAACTTCTTGAAATTACAAGACGAATTAGCTAGTACTGAGAATCAAATCTTGACAGCAAGAACCCGTTTTAACGAAGCGGTTATGCCATACAACACTCATATCAAAACCTTCCCTAACTCTTTGTTTGCAGGAATGTTTGGTTTCAAAGAAAAAGCATATTTCCAAGCAGTAACAGGTGCTGAAAAACCAGTTGAAGTAAAATTCTAG
- the alaS gene encoding alanine--tRNA ligase, whose translation MKSQDVRKQFLDFFESKGHLIVPSAPIVLKDDPTLMFNNSGMAQFKEYFLGHGTPKSNRIADTQKCLRVSGKHNDLEEVGIDTYHHTMFEMLGNWSFGDYFKKEAIHWAWELLTEVYKIPKDILYVSVFEGNPDENVPFDQEAWDIWKELIDEDRIILGNKKDNFWEMGDQGPCGPCSEIHVDIRSAEEKALVSGKDLVNNDHPHVVEIWNNVFMEFNRKADGSLEKLPAQHVDTGMGFERLCMVLQGVQSNYDTDVFTPLIREIETITGTKYTVKAKDEAEEKINIAIRVIADHVRAVAFAIADGQLPSNTGAGYVIRRILRRAIRYGFTFLNTKEPFIYRLVDTLSAQMGGSFPEIRSQKALCSNVIREEESSFLRTLDQGLVLLDAVINTNSGTVIDGKKAFELYDTYGFPIDLTALILSEKGLELDEKGFQEQLQLQKERSRAASKVTAGDWNVLVEDDVQEFVGYDRLKHNVKITKYRRVDSVKDGEIYQLVFNATPFYGESGGQTGDKGYLEASNGDIIYVIDTKKENNQTIHLAKSLPDNLTDSFVAVVDGIQRAKTSSNHSATHLLHQGLRKILGTHIEQKGSMVRSASLRFDFSHFSKVTDDELKEVEDFVNARIRESLPLVEKRGIPKDQALQEGAIALFGEKYGDLVRMIKFGDSVELCGGTHVPNTSDIWHFKIVSEGAVAAGIRRIEAITSEAAKDFFESQLLSFYEIKEVLKNAVDPVKAIQAMQDENTSLKKQLEALLKDKAKNMKGELAKELQEINGIQFLAKQVDLNPEGAKDLAYELGALGDNLFLVLATADGGKPMLSCYISKELVADKKLNAGQVVRELGKYIQGGGGGQPFFATAGGKNADGIAEALAKAVEFVK comes from the coding sequence ATGAAATCACAAGACGTACGTAAACAATTTTTAGATTTTTTTGAAAGTAAAGGGCATTTAATTGTTCCATCGGCTCCGATTGTTCTTAAGGATGATCCAACCTTGATGTTTAACAACTCAGGGATGGCACAGTTTAAAGAATATTTTCTAGGTCACGGAACTCCAAAAAGTAATAGAATTGCCGATACACAAAAATGTCTTCGTGTTTCCGGAAAGCATAATGACTTGGAGGAAGTAGGGATTGATACGTATCATCACACAATGTTTGAGATGTTGGGGAACTGGTCTTTTGGTGATTATTTCAAGAAAGAAGCGATTCACTGGGCTTGGGAATTATTGACTGAGGTGTATAAAATTCCAAAAGACATTCTTTACGTTTCCGTTTTTGAAGGAAATCCAGATGAGAATGTGCCTTTCGATCAGGAAGCTTGGGATATTTGGAAGGAATTAATAGATGAAGACCGAATTATTCTTGGTAACAAAAAAGATAATTTCTGGGAAATGGGTGATCAGGGACCTTGCGGACCTTGTTCTGAAATTCACGTTGATATTCGTTCTGCTGAAGAAAAAGCACTGGTTTCCGGTAAGGATTTGGTGAATAACGATCACCCACATGTGGTTGAGATTTGGAACAATGTATTTATGGAATTCAATCGTAAAGCCGATGGTTCTCTAGAAAAATTGCCAGCACAACACGTAGATACAGGTATGGGATTTGAGCGTCTTTGTATGGTTTTGCAAGGAGTTCAGTCTAATTACGATACTGATGTTTTCACTCCGCTAATCAGAGAAATCGAAACGATTACCGGAACTAAATATACTGTTAAAGCAAAAGACGAAGCTGAGGAAAAAATAAATATTGCAATTCGTGTAATTGCAGATCACGTTCGTGCGGTGGCTTTTGCTATTGCAGATGGTCAGTTGCCATCAAACACGGGAGCTGGTTATGTAATTCGTAGAATTTTACGTCGTGCTATTCGTTACGGTTTTACATTCTTGAACACAAAAGAGCCTTTCATATACCGATTGGTTGACACTCTGAGCGCACAAATGGGTGGTTCTTTTCCAGAGATTCGTTCGCAAAAAGCATTGTGTTCAAATGTGATTCGTGAGGAAGAAAGTTCTTTCTTGAGAACTCTAGATCAAGGATTAGTGTTGTTGGATGCTGTTATTAATACCAATTCTGGTACTGTAATTGATGGTAAAAAAGCATTTGAATTATATGATACTTATGGTTTTCCAATTGACTTAACGGCTTTGATTCTGTCTGAAAAAGGATTGGAATTGGATGAAAAAGGATTCCAGGAACAATTGCAATTGCAAAAGGAACGTTCTCGTGCAGCTTCTAAAGTTACCGCTGGAGACTGGAATGTTTTGGTTGAAGATGACGTTCAGGAATTTGTAGGTTACGATCGATTGAAACACAATGTAAAAATCACAAAATACCGTAGAGTAGATAGTGTGAAAGATGGTGAAATTTATCAATTGGTTTTCAACGCTACGCCATTTTATGGAGAAAGCGGTGGACAAACGGGAGATAAAGGATATCTGGAAGCTTCAAACGGTGATATTATCTATGTGATTGATACTAAAAAAGAAAACAACCAAACGATACATCTTGCTAAATCGCTTCCTGATAATTTAACCGATAGTTTTGTAGCTGTTGTGGATGGAATCCAGAGAGCAAAAACATCTTCGAATCACTCGGCAACTCACTTGTTGCACCAAGGATTAAGAAAGATATTGGGAACTCATATTGAGCAAAAAGGATCGATGGTACGTAGTGCTTCTTTGCGTTTTGACTTTTCTCATTTCTCTAAAGTAACTGATGATGAACTTAAAGAAGTAGAGGATTTTGTGAATGCAAGAATCCGTGAGAGTTTACCTTTGGTAGAAAAAAGAGGAATTCCAAAAGACCAAGCGTTGCAGGAAGGTGCAATCGCCTTGTTTGGTGAGAAATATGGTGACTTGGTTCGAATGATTAAATTTGGTGATTCGGTAGAATTGTGCGGAGGAACTCACGTTCCGAACACAAGTGATATTTGGCATTTCAAGATTGTATCAGAAGGAGCAGTTGCAGCAGGAATCAGACGTATTGAAGCAATAACCAGCGAAGCAGCTAAAGATTTTTTTGAATCACAATTGCTTTCGTTTTATGAAATAAAAGAAGTGCTGAAAAATGCCGTAGATCCTGTAAAAGCCATTCAGGCAATGCAAGACGAAAATACTTCGCTTAAAAAACAATTAGAAGCTTTATTGAAAGATAAAGCCAAGAATATGAAAGGGGAGTTGGCTAAGGAATTGCAAGAGATTAATGGAATTCAGTTCCTCGCTAAGCAAGTAGATTTGAATCCGGAAGGAGCTAAAGATCTGGCGTATGAATTGGGTGCATTAGGCGATAATTTATTCTTGGTGTTGGCTACTGCGGATGGAGGAAAACCAATGTTATCTTGCTATATATCAAAAGAATTAGTAGCTGATAAAAAATTAAACGCGGGCCAGGTGGTTCGTGAATTAGGTAAATACATCCAAGGTGGAGGAGGAGGACAGCCTTTCTTTGCTACTGCAGGAGGTAAAAATGCAGACGGAATTGCAGAGGCTTTGGCTAAAGCGGTTGAGTTTGTGAAGTAG
- a CDS encoding MerR family transcriptional regulator: MHIELSPDKRYYSIGEVAKAFDVNASLIRFWDSEFDILKPKKNAKGNRMFTPEDIKNLQLIYHLVKERGFTLEGAKIHLKEGQKKTMDKFEIISKLEAIRMQLVNIKNEL; encoded by the coding sequence ATGCACATAGAATTATCACCAGACAAAAGATACTACAGCATAGGCGAAGTCGCCAAAGCTTTTGACGTTAACGCTTCCCTGATTCGTTTTTGGGATAGTGAATTTGACATTCTAAAGCCTAAGAAAAATGCCAAAGGTAACCGAATGTTCACACCCGAAGACATCAAGAACCTACAGCTTATTTATCATTTGGTCAAAGAAAGAGGATTCACTTTAGAAGGAGCCAAAATCCATCTGAAAGAAGGTCAAAAGAAAACAATGGATAAATTTGAAATTATCAGTAAATTAGAAGCCATCAGAATGCAGTTGGTAAACATTAAAAACGAATTATAA
- a CDS encoding aromatic amino acid hydroxylase, whose protein sequence is MNTNIESNPLLERLPKHLKQFIKPQDYSDYTPINQAVWRYVMRKNVNYLSKVAHSSYLEGLKKTGIEVDHIPSMYGMNRILSEIGWAAVAVDGFIPPNAFMEFQAYNVLVIASDIRQLEHIEYTPAPDIIHEGAGHAPIIANPEYAEYLRRFGEIGCKAISSHKDYEMYEAIRLLSILKEAEDTPQAEIEAAEKAVEDLQNNMGELSEMAQIRNLHWWTVEYGLIGTIENPKIYGAGLLSSIGESAWCMTDNVKKIPYGFGAVNQSFDITKLQPQLYVTPDFAYLSLILEEFANTMALRTGGLSGINKLIHSKALGTAELSTGLQISGIFTNVIEEDGRPIYFQTTGKTALSYREKELVGHGTSTHPEGFGSPIGKLKGINLAIEDMSPRDLKAYGVYEGQTATLEFEGNITVVGEIITGKRNLHGEIILISFKNCTVTHGDTILFQPEWGNYDMAVGKKLVSAFSGPADVNSFDLISHVPSSKTIKAKHTAERDDLEVLYQTVRSIRESNDTTTSLEAIFTKLQNNHPKDWLLAVEIVELLNTRNEPELMQQVMLHLENLKKQRPEIKKLISNGLELIFENEETTH, encoded by the coding sequence ATGAACACAAACATAGAAAGCAATCCCTTATTAGAAAGATTGCCCAAGCATTTAAAACAATTCATCAAACCACAGGATTACAGTGACTACACTCCTATCAATCAAGCGGTTTGGCGATATGTAATGCGCAAAAACGTGAATTATCTTTCGAAAGTAGCACATAGTTCCTATCTAGAAGGTTTGAAAAAAACAGGGATTGAAGTAGACCATATTCCGAGTATGTATGGTATGAACCGCATACTAAGCGAAATTGGTTGGGCTGCAGTAGCCGTAGATGGTTTTATCCCACCAAATGCTTTTATGGAATTTCAAGCCTATAACGTTTTGGTTATAGCATCAGACATTCGTCAACTCGAACATATAGAATACACTCCAGCGCCAGATATCATTCACGAAGGTGCTGGTCACGCTCCTATTATTGCGAATCCAGAATATGCGGAATACCTACGCCGTTTTGGAGAAATAGGTTGCAAAGCCATTTCTTCGCATAAAGATTACGAAATGTACGAAGCCATTCGTTTACTTTCTATTTTGAAAGAAGCAGAAGACACACCGCAAGCTGAAATTGAAGCTGCCGAAAAAGCAGTGGAAGACTTACAAAACAATATGGGTGAATTATCCGAAATGGCCCAAATTAGAAACCTACACTGGTGGACAGTAGAATACGGGTTGATTGGAACTATTGAAAACCCAAAAATATATGGTGCCGGATTATTGTCCTCTATAGGGGAAAGCGCTTGGTGCATGACTGACAATGTAAAGAAAATCCCTTATGGTTTTGGGGCAGTAAATCAAAGTTTTGATATTACAAAATTGCAACCTCAACTATATGTTACTCCAGATTTTGCTTACTTGAGCTTGATTCTGGAAGAGTTTGCCAACACTATGGCTTTACGCACCGGTGGACTGTCTGGAATAAACAAATTAATTCATTCTAAAGCTTTAGGAACTGCTGAATTGAGTACCGGCTTACAGATTTCGGGAATATTCACGAATGTTATTGAAGAAGACGGAAGACCAATTTACTTTCAAACCACAGGAAAAACAGCTTTATCCTATCGTGAAAAAGAACTGGTTGGACATGGAACCAGCACACATCCGGAAGGTTTTGGAAGCCCGATAGGAAAACTAAAAGGAATCAATTTAGCCATCGAAGACATGAGTCCAAGAGACTTAAAAGCATATGGCGTTTATGAAGGTCAAACTGCTACTTTAGAATTTGAAGGTAACATAACCGTTGTTGGAGAAATCATTACTGGTAAAAGAAACCTACACGGTGAGATTATTTTAATTTCTTTTAAAAATTGTACAGTAACACACGGAGACACTATATTGTTCCAACCAGAATGGGGGAATTACGATATGGCTGTTGGTAAAAAACTGGTTTCGGCATTTTCTGGTCCAGCCGATGTGAATAGCTTCGATCTAATTTCACATGTTCCTTCTAGCAAAACCATTAAAGCTAAACATACTGCCGAAAGAGACGACTTAGAAGTATTATACCAAACCGTTAGAAGCATTCGTGAATCTAATGATACAACGACTTCCCTAGAAGCTATTTTTACTAAACTACAAAACAATCATCCTAAAGATTGGTTATTAGCTGTAGAAATTGTTGAACTTTTAAATACCAGAAACGAGCCAGAGTTAATGCAACAAGTGATGTTACATTTGGAAAATCTAAAAAAACAACGTCCAGAAATCAAAAAATTAATTTCAAACGGTTTGGAATTGATTTTCGAGAATGAAGAAACGACACATTAA
- the budA gene encoding acetolactate decarboxylase codes for MTNTLKTIGFICIALSFFKSNAQKDKNTAVYQYATINALMEGGFDGDMTLAALQKKGSFGIGTFNELDGEMIGFDNHFFQIKSDGKAYAVTASQKTPFAVVANFAKDKTATISQALNLQKLYTLLDSLSPNKNLYVGYKIKIKCQTLKTRSVPKQAKPYPLLIDAAKNQSVFDLGTISGTLVGFRFPEYMKGLNVPGYHFHFLSDDKKTGGHVLDLSGTNFEIEIDTMDDFELHIPDNEDFNKLNLAKTKAEDLEKVEK; via the coding sequence ATGACCAACACTTTAAAAACCATCGGATTTATATGCATTGCACTTTCTTTTTTTAAGAGTAATGCCCAAAAAGACAAAAACACAGCTGTATATCAATACGCCACGATCAATGCCTTAATGGAGGGCGGTTTTGATGGCGATATGACTCTAGCGGCATTACAAAAGAAAGGGAGTTTCGGAATTGGTACTTTTAATGAATTAGACGGTGAAATGATTGGGTTTGACAATCATTTTTTTCAAATCAAATCAGATGGGAAAGCCTACGCTGTAACTGCTTCACAAAAAACACCTTTTGCAGTGGTGGCAAATTTTGCAAAAGACAAAACCGCTACTATTTCACAAGCATTAAACCTACAAAAACTCTACACTTTGTTAGACAGTTTATCTCCCAATAAAAATTTATATGTGGGATATAAAATCAAAATAAAATGCCAAACTCTAAAAACCAGAAGTGTCCCTAAACAAGCTAAGCCCTATCCATTGTTGATTGATGCTGCAAAAAATCAATCTGTTTTTGATTTGGGAACCATTTCCGGAACACTTGTTGGCTTTCGATTTCCGGAATACATGAAAGGCTTGAATGTTCCCGGTTATCATTTTCATTTTCTTTCGGATGATAAAAAAACTGGTGGGCACGTATTGGATTTATCGGGCACTAATTTTGAAATCGAAATAGACACTATGGATGATTTTGAATTACACATTCCTGATAATGAAGATTTCAACAAACTAAATTTAGCCAAAACGAAAGCAGAAGATTTAGAGAAAGTCGAAAAATAA